CATGAATACAGCTTTTGAATATGCCGTAGTTCATCTGACCTGGACATCAAATGATCATTCATCAGGTGTTTTTCCTTATACGGAGCTTTACACTGACTGGAGAGAGCTTTATGAAAATCGTCTTTTGACAGACAGCCTGGACTATGAGCAAGAGGAAGATTAATACTTAGTGCTCCAGCGCAGAAAAGTCACACTCCAGCGCAGATCTGTCCCAGTTTCCGGTAATTGCTGCGGCCTCATAAGAAGACTGTAAAAACTCCAGCAGATATTTTTCGGGATCTGTTGCGTTTCTGACTGCGTCATAATGAAGAATGAATTCTCCGAGATCCTCACTGAAAAATGCGGCTTCCGGCCGGACAGCCTGATCTTTAAAAGCATCAGGAGTAGGATAGCAGTAGGCATAAAAGACCGGGTGAGGAAAATTATCGTTGCCCGGCCAGAAACCACAGCTGCTTACTTCATGTGAATAGGCTTCCTGCATCACATCTAAGGGCATATGGGGTACACCACCGGCATGTTTAGGCGCACTGCGACCCGAAAAACGGGTTACGGCAAGATCAAAGCCTCCCCAAAAGAAATGTACAGGACTGCACTTTCCACTGAATTTTGCTCTGAACCTGGTAAAAACACCTTCAATACTGATCAGTGCCTGCCAGAAGGAGAACATTTGCCTTTCGTCATAATCAGCATGGACATGATCTTCATTGAATGGAATGGCCACATCTATTTCATTAGGTTTGGCATATATTTCTGCCTCAATCTCTAAAAGATGCAGTTTCTGAAAAAGCTCCCCGTAAAAACTGGCTACTGTACGTGGATACAGTTTGAGTTCCTGCTGTCCGTTAGCGCTGGAAGTAATGATTAACCGGTGAGAGATAAAGTCAAAATCTATCTGGAAAAGACCATTTTTATAGGGGATACTTCCTGTTGTCAGCCCCATAGCCGAA
This portion of the Pedobacter lusitanus genome encodes:
- a CDS encoding DUF5996 family protein: MMNNWPELKFEQMKATLVTVQLWTQIVGKIRLVNTPWLNHSWHVTLYVSAMGLTTGSIPYKNGLFQIDFDFISHRLIITSSANGQQELKLYPRTVASFYGELFQKLHLLEIEAEIYAKPNEIDVAIPFNEDHVHADYDERQMFSFWQALISIEGVFTRFRAKFSGKCSPVHFFWGGFDLAVTRFSGRSAPKHAGGVPHMPLDVMQEAYSHEVSSCGFWPGNDNFPHPVFYAYCYPTPDAFKDQAVRPEAAFFSEDLGEFILHYDAVRNATDPEKYLLEFLQSSYEAAAITGNWDRSALECDFSALEH